In one window of Hymenobacter nivis DNA:
- a CDS encoding RNA polymerase sigma factor encodes MENLAFSLPSPILPMTASQQDRQIADAVRQQRPRLLQFIRRRIPDEAEAEDLLQDVFAELVESYRLLKPVEQAAAWLFRVARNRIIDLYRRQRPVSLEAAFGAAEADPDGEGLLLADLLPAPDDSPENRLLRETLMEALADALAELPVAQREVFVWHELEDKSFKDMEAETGVPLKTLISRKHYAVLHLRKRLQKLYTELFTD; translated from the coding sequence ATGGAAAACCTGGCTTTTTCGCTCCCCAGTCCTATCCTCCCGATGACGGCATCGCAGCAAGACCGGCAAATTGCCGACGCCGTGCGCCAGCAGCGGCCCCGGCTGCTGCAATTCATCCGCCGCCGCATTCCTGATGAGGCGGAGGCCGAAGACCTGCTGCAAGACGTGTTTGCCGAGCTGGTGGAAAGCTACCGCCTGCTCAAACCCGTGGAGCAGGCGGCCGCCTGGCTCTTCCGGGTGGCCCGTAACCGCATCATCGACCTGTACCGGCGCCAGCGGCCGGTGTCGCTCGAAGCGGCGTTTGGGGCCGCCGAGGCCGACCCCGACGGCGAGGGCCTGCTGCTGGCCGACTTGCTGCCGGCCCCCGACGATTCGCCCGAAAACCGCCTGCTGCGCGAAACCCTGATGGAGGCCCTGGCCGATGCCCTGGCCGAGCTGCCAGTGGCCCAGCGCGAGGTATTCGTGTGGCACGAACTGGAGGACAAGAGCTTCAAGGACATGGAAGCCGAAACCGGCGTGCCGCTCAAAACCCTGATTTCGCGCAAGCACTACGCCGTTCTGCACCTGCGCAAACGCCTGCAAAAGCTCTATACCGAGCTGTTCACGGACTAG
- the nuoK gene encoding NADH-quinone oxidoreductase subunit NuoK, whose translation MEANIPEVIRTVPLQYYIFFATALFSIGVVGVLTRRNAIIIFMCIELMLNAVNVLLTAFSAYRSDPNGQVFVFFIMAVAAAEVAVGLGIIVMIYRNFQTTDVNLLSRLKW comes from the coding sequence ATGGAAGCCAACATTCCCGAAGTTATCCGTACTGTTCCGCTACAGTACTACATTTTTTTCGCCACGGCCCTGTTTTCCATCGGCGTGGTGGGCGTGCTCACCCGGCGCAACGCCATCATTATTTTCATGTGCATCGAGCTGATGCTGAACGCCGTGAACGTGCTGCTGACGGCCTTCTCGGCCTACCGCTCCGACCCCAATGGGCAGGTATTCGTGTTCTTCATCATGGCCGTTGCGGCCGCCGAAGTGGCCGTGGGCCTGGGCATTATCGTCATGATCTACCGCAATTTCCAAACCACCGACGTCAACCTGCTGAGCCGGCTCAAGTGGTGA
- the nuoL gene encoding NADH-quinone oxidoreductase subunit L — METVIPGPNAPYTTLLYVLIPLLPFLGFLLNGLLNKRLPATVAGLIGSVTVLGSFLISAFLFWSFLHPAAGWALPGTTVHRAYTVELFDWISVASLQIPFGYQIDQLSLIMLLLVTGVGFLIHVYSISYMAHDENVGKFFSFLNLFIFSMLVLVLGSNFVILFIGWEGVGLCSYLLIGFWNTNTSYNNAAKKAFIINRIGDLGFLLGIFLIYLAFNSVQYGEVFQKASLMEFGPYTVGICTAITLLLFVGAMGKSAQLPLYTWLPDAMAGPTPVSALIHAATMVTAGIYMVLRANVLFTLAPQTLEVVGIIGLATAFFAATIGLAQNDIKKVLAYSTVSQLGYMFLALGVMGYSSSLFHVLTHAFFKALLFLGAGSVIHAMSNEQDLRRMGGLRKALPITFFTFLIGCLAISGIPPFSGFFSKDEILSHVYEHNKLMWAVGLFTSFLTAFYMFRLLFLAFFGEFRGTDEQKHHLHESPASMTLPLIVLAILAAVGGFMGAPMLVGKHYLADFLAPIFTYSRRLNPAAFALEPDHGTELMLIGLSVAAGVLGIVLAYVLYVARAERPVADDAPRSAPENLVYHKYYIDELYDALFVKPTMALSRGLYKFVENGVINPITNGFGRAVQGSGYLLRYVQTGAVETYLILMVIGIVLILGLNYGRM, encoded by the coding sequence ATGGAAACCGTCATCCCCGGCCCCAACGCGCCGTATACCACCCTTCTCTACGTCCTCATTCCGCTGCTGCCCTTCCTGGGGTTCCTGCTGAATGGCCTGCTTAACAAACGCTTGCCGGCCACAGTAGCCGGGCTTATCGGCAGCGTCACGGTGCTGGGCTCGTTTCTGATTTCCGCGTTCCTGTTCTGGAGCTTTTTGCACCCGGCGGCGGGTTGGGCCCTGCCCGGCACCACGGTGCACCGCGCCTACACCGTCGAGCTATTCGACTGGATATCCGTGGCTTCGCTGCAAATCCCATTTGGCTACCAGATCGACCAGCTCAGCCTGATTATGCTGCTGCTCGTGACCGGCGTGGGCTTCCTCATCCACGTCTACAGCATCAGCTACATGGCGCATGACGAGAACGTGGGCAAGTTCTTTAGCTTCCTGAACCTGTTTATTTTCAGCATGTTGGTGCTGGTGCTGGGCTCCAACTTCGTCATCCTCTTCATCGGTTGGGAAGGCGTGGGGCTGTGCTCGTACCTGCTCATCGGCTTCTGGAATACCAACACCAGCTACAACAACGCCGCCAAGAAAGCTTTCATCATCAACCGCATCGGCGACTTAGGTTTCCTGCTGGGTATCTTCCTCATCTACCTCGCCTTCAACTCGGTGCAGTACGGCGAAGTATTCCAAAAAGCCTCGCTGATGGAATTTGGGCCCTACACCGTGGGTATTTGCACGGCCATCACACTACTGCTGTTTGTAGGCGCCATGGGCAAGTCGGCCCAGCTGCCGCTCTACACCTGGCTGCCCGACGCTATGGCGGGCCCCACGCCGGTGTCGGCCCTCATCCACGCCGCCACCATGGTCACGGCCGGCATCTACATGGTGCTGCGGGCCAACGTACTCTTCACGCTCGCGCCCCAAACGCTGGAGGTGGTGGGTATCATTGGCCTGGCTACGGCTTTTTTCGCCGCTACCATTGGCCTGGCCCAGAACGACATCAAGAAAGTGCTGGCCTACTCCACGGTATCGCAGCTCGGCTACATGTTTCTGGCCTTGGGCGTGATGGGCTACTCGTCGTCGCTGTTCCATGTGCTCACCCACGCCTTCTTCAAGGCCCTTCTGTTCCTCGGGGCCGGCTCCGTCATCCACGCCATGAGCAACGAGCAGGACCTGCGCCGCATGGGCGGCCTGCGCAAAGCCTTGCCCATCACGTTCTTCACCTTCCTCATTGGCTGCCTGGCCATTTCGGGCATCCCGCCGTTCTCGGGCTTTTTCTCCAAGGATGAAATCCTGAGCCACGTCTATGAGCACAACAAGCTGATGTGGGCCGTGGGCCTGTTCACGTCGTTCCTCACGGCGTTCTACATGTTCCGCCTGCTGTTCCTGGCCTTCTTCGGCGAGTTCCGCGGCACTGACGAGCAGAAGCACCACCTGCACGAGTCGCCGGCCAGCATGACCTTGCCGCTCATTGTGCTCGCCATTCTGGCCGCCGTGGGCGGCTTCATGGGGGCCCCCATGCTGGTGGGCAAGCACTACCTGGCCGATTTCCTAGCCCCGATTTTCACTTACTCGCGCCGCCTCAACCCGGCCGCCTTTGCCCTTGAGCCCGACCACGGTACTGAGCTGATGCTCATTGGCTTGTCGGTGGCGGCCGGCGTGCTCGGCATCGTGCTGGCCTACGTGCTGTACGTGGCCCGCGCCGAGCGCCCGGTGGCCGATGACGCCCCGCGCTCGGCCCCCGAAAACCTGGTGTACCACAAGTACTACATCGACGAGCTGTACGATGCGCTGTTTGTGAAGCCCACCATGGCCCTGTCGCGCGGCCTCTATAAGTTCGTGGAGAACGGCGTCATCAACCCCATTACCAACGGCTTTGGGCGGGCGGTGCAGGGTAGCGGCTACCTGTTGCGCTACGTGCAAACCGGCGCCGTTGAAACCTACCTCATTCTCATGGTCATTGGTATTGTGCTGATTTTGGGACTCAATTACGGCCGGATGTAA
- a CDS encoding OmpA family protein, whose amino-acid sequence MKLNLFSTRTLASGAVLAAASLGASFGAHAQTADHKTAISGNVSVLQYRGEIGTDWWNLGREGLRFGGGAAITRYLSPSFDLGLMGNYQLYRFPKNQPYGQASGYDVKSGLVDLFLKLKLNNGRILKEDAFIQPAIFGGVGMYLAHSVGNNGTNNFDNAIGRPDFMGGALLRFRLSPALFLDLQTAYHYPLTERTDNVYSATDNRYDDFLVHSVGLTLALGKAKDTDGDGVPDRKDKCPDTPTGVKVDPTGCPIDTDGDGVPDYQDKCPDVKGLAALQGCPDADGDGVADGDDKCPNTPAGTKVDATGCPLDTDGDGVSDDKDKCPGTPAGVKVDATGCPIDSDGDGVADAQDKCPNTPAGTKVNANGCPEMSPEQKATKFIQFEYNRARLLPVSNERLDQIAQTLGEFPDYSLSLAGHTDSKGSEAYNLRLSYDRATSARNYLLKKGVSAERIEARGYGKLKPLDTSKTAAGRAKNRRVEFDPYLTGETNPAEAKYGPAPTIAQLKAEGKTAPNGATPARKKARTKKASRK is encoded by the coding sequence ATGAAATTAAACCTCTTCTCTACCCGGACCCTGGCGTCCGGTGCCGTGCTTGCTGCGGCATCGCTAGGGGCTTCGTTTGGCGCGCACGCGCAAACGGCCGACCACAAAACTGCCATCAGCGGCAACGTCAGCGTGCTGCAATACCGCGGCGAAATCGGCACCGACTGGTGGAACCTGGGCCGCGAGGGCCTGCGCTTTGGCGGCGGCGCTGCCATCACGCGCTACCTCTCGCCCTCGTTCGACCTGGGCCTGATGGGCAACTACCAGCTCTACCGCTTCCCCAAAAACCAGCCTTACGGACAGGCCTCGGGCTACGACGTGAAGTCGGGCCTCGTGGACTTGTTTCTGAAGCTGAAGCTCAACAACGGGCGTATCCTGAAAGAAGACGCGTTCATTCAGCCGGCTATTTTCGGTGGCGTGGGCATGTACTTGGCACACAGCGTGGGCAACAACGGTACGAATAACTTCGACAACGCTATCGGCCGGCCCGACTTCATGGGTGGGGCCCTGCTGCGCTTCCGCCTGTCGCCGGCCTTGTTCCTCGACTTGCAAACGGCCTACCACTACCCACTGACCGAGCGCACGGACAACGTGTACAGCGCGACCGATAACCGCTACGACGACTTCCTGGTGCACTCAGTAGGCCTGACGCTGGCCCTGGGCAAAGCCAAGGACACCGATGGCGACGGCGTGCCCGACCGCAAAGACAAGTGCCCCGATACGCCCACCGGCGTGAAAGTGGACCCCACCGGCTGCCCCATCGACACGGATGGCGACGGCGTGCCCGACTACCAGGACAAGTGCCCCGACGTTAAGGGCTTGGCTGCCCTGCAAGGCTGCCCGGATGCGGATGGTGACGGCGTGGCCGACGGCGACGACAAGTGCCCCAACACCCCCGCCGGCACTAAAGTGGACGCCACCGGCTGCCCGCTTGATACCGACGGCGATGGCGTATCAGACGACAAGGACAAGTGCCCCGGCACCCCGGCTGGCGTGAAAGTGGACGCCACCGGCTGCCCCATTGATTCGGACGGCGACGGCGTGGCTGATGCCCAGGACAAGTGCCCCAACACCCCGGCCGGCACGAAGGTGAACGCCAACGGCTGCCCCGAAATGTCGCCCGAGCAGAAGGCCACCAAGTTCATTCAGTTTGAGTACAACCGGGCGCGCTTGCTGCCAGTATCAAACGAACGGCTCGATCAGATAGCGCAAACGCTGGGTGAATTCCCCGACTACAGCCTCAGCCTGGCCGGCCACACCGACAGCAAGGGCAGTGAAGCCTATAATCTGCGCCTCTCGTACGACCGTGCTACGTCGGCCCGCAACTACCTGCTCAAGAAGGGTGTATCGGCCGAGCGCATCGAAGCCCGTGGCTACGGTAAGCTCAAGCCGCTCGATACCAGCAAGACCGCTGCCGGCCGCGCCAAAAACCGCCGCGTAGAATTTGACCCCTACCTGACTGGCGAAACTAACCCGGCCGAAGCCAAGTACGGTCCGGCTCCAACCATCGCCCAGCTGAAAGCGGAGGGCAAGACGGCCCCCAACGGTGCTACCCCGGCTCGCAAAAAAGCCCGCACTAAAAAAGCATCACGCAAATAG